From Pleurocapsa sp. PCC 7319:
AGCTCATCTCATCACTAGATCAAGAGCTTGTACAATTTTTATCGTTTATCTTTGCTTAGTATATCGTTGTCCGTTAATCTATCAATTTTGAATTAATTTTCAAAACTTAAAAGGAGCTAAATGATAACAATATCTCAACTTAAAACTTGGTCTCAGGCGATCGCCAATAATATCAAGTTCAGTTGAATACTTAAATTAAGAATGAGGTCAAGTAACAAGTAACAAGTAATAAGTTTTTCAGGTCTGCAATAAGCCTGTTTATTTCAATTAATTATCCGTACTTGATATAAGAATAGGCTGATATCAACAATATGAATTTGGATTAAGCCTCTAAATACAGAAAAATAACATCACTGATTTTTGGATAAGAAAGCAATCTCTTCCACTGCGATCGCAGTGGAAGAGCGATGGGCTCAGAAATTTCCGCGTAATTTTTGTTCTTTTTCTAGGGCGACAAACAAGGATTTAAAATTACCCGCTCCAAATCCCTGAGAACCTCGCCGCTCAATGATCTCAAAAAACAAGGTGGGGCGATCGCTAATCGGTTTCGTGAAAAGCTGCAATAGATAGCCGTTATCATCCCGATCCACTAAAATACCTAATTTGGCTAGATCTTCAACTGAGACATTAATATCCTTCACCCAATCTTCCAAGTTTTCGTAGTAGGTTTGCGGAATCGGGAGAAATTCAACCCCTGCCTCCCTGAGTCGAACGACCGTCTGCACAATATTATTGGTTGCTAGACCAAGATGCTGAATACCAGGACCATAGTGGAAGTCGAGATATTCTTGAATTTGAGATTTTCGTAAACCATTTGCGGGTTCGTTGATATTGATGATGGTCTTGCCACCGTTCTCCAGCACTTTTGACATCAAGGCTGAATACTCAGTGGAGACGGTTTGCTCGTCAAAGTACATCCGCACATCAAATCCCATCGTCTTGACGAAAAACTTAACCCACTGATTCATAGTACCCCGTTCAACATTGCCTACTACGTGGTCGACCGAGGTTAAGCCAGCTGAATTGACTGATTTGGTAACGCGGTCTATATAACCAGGAGCAAAGTTGCTGGGATAGTCACTGCGATCGATAAACTTAATCAGCGTATCGCCAAAGCTGTGGATCGCTGCAAACCGAAATACACCACTCTCGTCTTTTTGGGTGGTTGGGGGAATTGCTCCAACTGCGCCTCGTGCCACGGCATATTGGTAAGCAGTATTTACATTTGAAACTGCCAAAGCAATAATAGCGATTGTGTCTCCGTGCTCTAAAACACTGCGAGCAATGGGATGATTGGGACTGAGAGCAGAACTGATAACAAAGCGAATATCCCCTTGTTTTAAAACATAGGAGGTCTTTTTTCGTTCGCCAGTTTCTAATCCACAATAAGCTACGGGATTAAATCCAAAATATGTGGAATAAAATACTGATGCTTGCTTGGCATTACCAACATAAAATTCCAGATGGTCGAATCCTTCGATTGGGCAAATAGTAGTCATTATTTAAAAGAGAGATTTGATATTAAATGGATTTTAAAAAAACTGGCGATTGAATCTAAAAAATCTTGATTGAGTATCGATCTTAAATCAGTCTTTCAACTCGTGGTTGAAAATTTCGAGGTGAGAACGTCTCGCTGCCTCGCACTGCATACTTACTATCCGATCCAAAAACTCAGCACATAAGGCGACAATGCTTTCCCGCTTATGGATGTTTGCGCTGTACACGCATCGGACTTCTAGTTGGCGATCGATAATATCAATAACGATCGCCAGCGGATACTGTCTGAGGCCTTCGGGATTGTGATCTAAACCGGCGATTGCGCGCGTCCCATCGAAAACACTACTTCTTTCTAGAATATCGTCAACCTTACCGCGATAGTTGAAGAGAACTTCTGCCTGTGGTAGTTCTTTCAAGCTCTTAACAAGGGCGGGATTTGACCCTAGATATCTGTACAAGTCGATACTTGTTCCTGAGTCTCTTAGTTGTTCCATCTGTTGGGCAACGTCAAGTAAAATATTACCTGCAGATGCCCGCGTATCGATTCTCAAAAGTGTAGGCGAGTAGCTGATAATGCAACCTATAGTTCTGCTTAAGTTAGATTCCGACAGACCAACATTTCGTCCGTGTACTAAGCGATCAAAATATATAAAACCGCTTTCTTGCCACTGATTGAGTGCTGTTGCAAGACTACTAATCAAGATATGTTCGACATCAAGTTCGTAAGTTCCACTCCGCATTAGAGTTTCGGTCTGCCATTCCGACAGCGCGAAGCGTACAACCTCCGCAGAACTATTGGTATTCACACTGCGTTCGTCGCTGAGATCCTTTGGTAAGGTCGGCACTTCCGACCAAGGTTGTCGAATCCATTTTTGAACATCCGTCTCTACTGTCGGTGAATTAGCATATTGCCGCAAAACCTGCGTCCAAGTTTTAAAGGATACTGGCAAGGTAGACAAAGTAATTTCACTTGTTGCTTCAAGCCGTTGGTACGCTAACTCAAATTCAAGCCAAAAAATCTTCCAGGAGATAACATCCATCGCGAAATGATGCACCACAAAAAATAATTCTTGTGGCTGCTTTTTTCCTAGGTCAAACAAAACCATATAGGCAATAGGCCCATTGGTTAGGTTGATCTCTCTCTGATAAACTTTGGCGACTTCGGCTATTGCTTCGACCTGTTTTTCTGGCGATAGATTAGATAAATCGACTGTTTTACAAGCGAGGGTGTCTTTAGATGTTTTTAAGACCCTAGCCTGCCAACGATCACCATCAAGATCGAAGCGAAGCCTCAAAGCATCATGGCGATCGCCGAGATAACGAAACGTCTTTTCCAGCAACTCGAAAGCAAGACGTCTTTTGGCAACCAATATCCTGGAGATATTCCAATGATGGGGTGTCTGGCAGCCTCGTTCGTATAAGAACCGCAAGATAAATGGTGGCAGTTCGGGTAAAGAGCCAAAAGAGAGATTGTTTGGCACACAGCCATCTAACTCAGAGTATTGCCCCAAGCCTGCTTCAACCAGTCCAGCAATAGTTGGCGTATGTGCCATCTGCAACGGGGAGACTTCTAGCCCCTTCTCTGCTGCTATCATGCTTATATTCATGGCGATCAGGGAATTACCACCGATATTGAAAAAATTATCGTTTATGCCCACTTGCGGAATATCTAGTACATTCTGCCAAATTGTTGTGAGGATTCGCTCTATTTCATTACGTGGTGCGACATAGGTATCTGTAATAATTAAATTTTCTAGGGTTGCTGGTGGCAGTGCATTGCGCGCAATTTTGAAATTTTCATTGAGCGGTATACTTTCTAAAATAATCCAACCAGACGGCTGCATATAATCGGGTAAGCGATCGTGTAAGTAAGCACGAATTGCGTCCAGGGAAAAATTATTTGGGTCTTCAAGAGTAATATAGGCAATCAGGCGTTTGTCGCCAACTCCAATTTTATTAGCTGTAACAACTGCATCGCGCACTCCCGGTGCTTGCCTCAAGTGACTTTCGAGTTCGACCAGTTCAAGGCGCTGACCTCTAAGCTTTATTTGGAAATCCCGTCGACCAAGATACTCCAAATTCCCAGAAGAATGTATTCGACCAAGATCGCCCGTCCTGAAATAAGTTGAACCACCAATTTTTACGAACGTATTGCTAGTCAATTTCTCTCTATTCAAGTAACCCTTCATTACACCGGGTCCTTGAAAACAAATTTCTCCTATCTCACCATTGGTTACTTGTTTCCCGTCGTCACCCAACAGGATCACTTTCGTTCCTCTAAAGGGTTTGCCAATGTATGATCTTTCGACCAAGGTATCCCGAGGGATCAAATAGCAGCAACCCATACAGGCAATTTCCGTACATCCATAAATCACATAGATTTCCGCCCGAGGGAAAATAATCTTAAGTTCTTCTAATAACTCCGCAGGTACGATATCTCCACCCGACGAAACGTGTCGCAGCCCAGCAAACCGCTGATAGGTCGGGTAATTCTTTTTGATGTAAAAAACCAACCCTCTTAATAGATTTGGACCAATGTGGACAACGGTTGCTCTCTCTAAGGCGGTTGTTAAGCTATCATAGTCCATAATTTCATCCCTCGGTAGAACTATTAACCGTCCACCAGAGATAATACTTGTCATCAGGTCAAACAAGCTGATGCTAAACGAAAACTTGGCAATGGTTAGTGTCGTATCCTTCGGAGTCATTCCAAATTGACTTATTGCCGAAAGTACGTAGTAGGCTAAACTTTTGTAGTTGATAGCAATTCCTTTCGGTTGACCAGTAGTGCCAGAAGTATAAAAAATGTATGCAGTATTCTGTTCGTCAATGTCAACTCGCGGATTATCGCGTCTAGCAACATCCGATATAGACTTCGTCTGTTGGAGGGTATAGGGACGGACAAGAACGTCACCGAGATTCTTAATGACATCATCTTGAGCTATGGTTAAATCAACCCCTGCATCTTCAACAATACTTTGAATTCTCACCTTAGGATAATCTGGATCTATGGGCAGATAAACTCCACCTGCTTTCTGAATGGCGAGCAAAGCGACGATAATTTCCCAACCAGGTCTAAGGCATACCGCAACGCAACGTTCAGCTTTAATTCCTTTAAATATCAACCAATGAGCTAGTTCATTGGCTTTTTCATTCAGTTCCCCATATGTCAAATGTTCCTCAACAAAAGACACTGCATTCTTGTTTGGCTGCTCTCGTGCGATCCGCTCAAAAATGGTGTGAAGCGGAGCTTGAAAATGAGATTGGTGCGGAAATATCTTGGGATTTAAATATTCTTGTATTGTCATTCAACCATATTTCGTTAATTGAGTTGCAAATTCATTTAAAATTGCCGGTGTCAGTTCGACAGAAATCTGAGGACGTTATTCGACTCAGGAGGACTTTGAGGGAAAATTACTGACTCTAACAGAACACTAGTTGTGATGACTTCTACACCGATTCTTCACATAAGAATGTAGGCTAGATGCGGCGAACTATGCGCCTTTCTCCAAACCCTGGAAAAGAGCAGAGAGAAACTTCCATCACGACACTCATATTCTTTCTCGCTACGGCGTATTAACGTCTGGTATAAATCCAGCTTGATCTGATGAGATTTCAAGAACAGACATAGAATAAACTGGGGTTTTCCCAGTATTTCCGTCTGATAAAGCTTGCCACCCATTCAAACCTATAACCAAAGTTCCTTAAAGATTTTACCCACAGGAGACAGCAACTTTGAGTTAGTCACACTTCCCTGTAGAACCCTATATCTTAAGTTGTCGAGGTACCTTGTGTGATGAACTTTTAGTCTTCTTTCGAAACACAAGTAATATACAACGCTTGAAACCCTTGCCATATAAAGATTTGATGAATAGCAATTTAACTATTTACATCAAAATGTTGATCCGCGTTATAACTGGAGTTTAGAGACATCATTGGAAATATAGTGTGAGCTCTTTCGCGGAGAAGCTAAGAGATTTGTTTGATTATTCTCTGAGTATTGGCAAGATTCATAGTCAGGCAAATCAAGCGGTTCAAAAGGGAGAACCCACTTCTTGACCAAGCAAAAATATCTAAATCAATTGTATTTATAGCCTTGGATTTAGCTCATTCCA
This genomic window contains:
- the hppD gene encoding 4-hydroxyphenylpyruvate dioxygenase, whose product is MTTICPIEGFDHLEFYVGNAKQASVFYSTYFGFNPVAYCGLETGERKKTSYVLKQGDIRFVISSALSPNHPIARSVLEHGDTIAIIALAVSNVNTAYQYAVARGAVGAIPPTTQKDESGVFRFAAIHSFGDTLIKFIDRSDYPSNFAPGYIDRVTKSVNSAGLTSVDHVVGNVERGTMNQWVKFFVKTMGFDVRMYFDEQTVSTEYSALMSKVLENGGKTIININEPANGLRKSQIQEYLDFHYGPGIQHLGLATNNIVQTVVRLREAGVEFLPIPQTYYENLEDWVKDINVSVEDLAKLGILVDRDDNGYLLQLFTKPISDRPTLFFEIIERRGSQGFGAGNFKSLFVALEKEQKLRGNF
- a CDS encoding non-ribosomal peptide synthetase, with protein sequence MTIQEYLNPKIFPHQSHFQAPLHTIFERIAREQPNKNAVSFVEEHLTYGELNEKANELAHWLIFKGIKAERCVAVCLRPGWEIIVALLAIQKAGGVYLPIDPDYPKVRIQSIVEDAGVDLTIAQDDVIKNLGDVLVRPYTLQQTKSISDVARRDNPRVDIDEQNTAYIFYTSGTTGQPKGIAINYKSLAYYVLSAISQFGMTPKDTTLTIAKFSFSISLFDLMTSIISGGRLIVLPRDEIMDYDSLTTALERATVVHIGPNLLRGLVFYIKKNYPTYQRFAGLRHVSSGGDIVPAELLEELKIIFPRAEIYVIYGCTEIACMGCCYLIPRDTLVERSYIGKPFRGTKVILLGDDGKQVTNGEIGEICFQGPGVMKGYLNREKLTSNTFVKIGGSTYFRTGDLGRIHSSGNLEYLGRRDFQIKLRGQRLELVELESHLRQAPGVRDAVVTANKIGVGDKRLIAYITLEDPNNFSLDAIRAYLHDRLPDYMQPSGWIILESIPLNENFKIARNALPPATLENLIITDTYVAPRNEIERILTTIWQNVLDIPQVGINDNFFNIGGNSLIAMNISMIAAEKGLEVSPLQMAHTPTIAGLVEAGLGQYSELDGCVPNNLSFGSLPELPPFILRFLYERGCQTPHHWNISRILVAKRRLAFELLEKTFRYLGDRHDALRLRFDLDGDRWQARVLKTSKDTLACKTVDLSNLSPEKQVEAIAEVAKVYQREINLTNGPIAYMVLFDLGKKQPQELFFVVHHFAMDVISWKIFWLEFELAYQRLEATSEITLSTLPVSFKTWTQVLRQYANSPTVETDVQKWIRQPWSEVPTLPKDLSDERSVNTNSSAEVVRFALSEWQTETLMRSGTYELDVEHILISSLATALNQWQESGFIYFDRLVHGRNVGLSESNLSRTIGCIISYSPTLLRIDTRASAGNILLDVAQQMEQLRDSGTSIDLYRYLGSNPALVKSLKELPQAEVLFNYRGKVDDILERSSVFDGTRAIAGLDHNPEGLRQYPLAIVIDIIDRQLEVRCVYSANIHKRESIVALCAEFLDRIVSMQCEAARRSHLEIFNHELKD